Proteins encoded together in one Venturia canescens isolate UGA chromosome 10, ASM1945775v1, whole genome shotgun sequence window:
- the LOC122417354 gene encoding uncharacterized protein — protein sequence MLHSTLPRAFLPPGLNYLGGYYGDDGHVYSTATHYVPCLEDPYARIADQRIQLSGWETGARPVSPSPLDLSLKPPPASQTSVTEECEAIEVDDEENLRFAMSLQRRSLMAKRSYSNSEELSSGMDDFQNETGRSSSVQSYHSYADMISAKDSADPRVRLPTGRREDLTSPRIHGYPSFEELRTKKEVTDPGEAGYAIHNPTDPSVCSAGDQRDYQTLGDQTGRKLHLASPTHPGTQSYHQQLLLTPQHHLQTIHAPMTPPSTPSPPQCPRRRTREDPEVTPPHASTTTPKSTGNHTEKNRPKKKHARRLKFDEDTSSPVSGTVILGPDEAVVTGDIDPAFNIVEVTEEARAELAKIENRLGPYQCKLCRQLHDDAFQLAQHRCSRIAHVEYRCPECDKRFSCPANLASHRRWHKPRMPNGDTGPTGGPAVTSNSSNSSTNIREPEIPCTRCDAKFTRAAALRKHLATQHPEANNNISMTNNNSTNNSNDTNAAFDDFNASMPGKPLCPPMNLADVSLTNELP from the coding sequence ATGCTGCACAGCACATTGCCACGGGCATTTCTGCCCCCGGGATTGAACTACTTGGGTGGCTATTACGGAGACGACGGCCACGTGTACTCAACGGCGACTCACTACGTGCCCTGCCTGGAGGATCCTTACGCGAGGATCGCTGATCAGAGAATTCAGTTGAGTGGCTGGGAGACCGGAGCACGTCCGGTCAGTCCGAGTCCCTTGGACTTGTCGTTGAAGCCACCGCCGGCGAGTCAGACATCGGTGACGGAGGAATGCGAGGCGATCGAGGTAGACGACGAGGAAAACCTTCGATTCGCCATGAGTCTGCAGCGAAGGTCCTTAATGGCGAAGAGATCGTATTCCAACAGCGAAGAGCTGTCTTCGGGGATGGATGACTTCCAGAATGAGACCGGTAGAAGTTCATCGGTCCAAAGTTATCACAGCTACGCAGACATGATCAGCGCCAAGGATTCTGCGGATCCTCGAGTTCGTCTGCCAACTGGGCGACGCGAAGACCTGACGAGTCCCAGAATTCATGGGTATCCGAGCTTCGAGGAGTTGCGGACGAAGAAGGAAGTGACGGATCCTGGGGAAGCTGGCTACGCGATTCACAATCCTACCGATCCGTCTGTCTGCTCCGCCGGAGATCAACGAGATTATCAAACCTTGGGGGACCAGACTGGGCGGAAGCTCCACCTGGCGAGTCCAACTCACCCGGGGACCCAAAGCTACCATCAGCAATTATTGTTGACGCCTCAACACCACTTGCAAACGATTCACGCTCCGATGACACCACCGAGCACCCCATCGCCTCCGCAATGCCCGCGAAGAAGGACGCGAGAGGATCCCGAGGTGACCCCGCCCCACGCTTCGACAACGACTCCAAAATCTACTGGAAACCACACCGAGAAAAACAGACCGAAGAAGAAACACGCGAGGAGACTGAAGTTCGATGAAGACACGAGCAGCCCCGTTTCGGGCACGGTAATTCTGGGACCGGACGAAGCCGTGGTCACCGGCGACATCGATCCCGCCTTCAACATCGTCGAGGTCACCGAAGAGGCGAGGGCCGAGCTCGCCAAAATCGAGAACAGACTTGGGCCTTACCAGTGCAAACTCTGCAGGCAGTTGCACGACGATGCCTTTCAATTGGCTCAGCACAGGTGTTCGAGAATCGCTCACGTCGAATATCGCTGTCCGGAGTGCGACAAGAGATTCTCTTGTCCGGCTAATCTTGCGTCCCATCGCCGTTGGCACAAACCCCGAATGCCCAACGGCGACACCGGCCCGACTGGTGGACCCGCTGTAACTTCAAACTCTTCTAATTCATCGACCAACATCCGGGAACCAGAAATCCCGTGCACCAGGTGTGATGCCAAGTTCACACGAGCCGCAGCACTCCGGAAACACCTCGCGACCCAGCATCCTGAAGCCAACAACAATATTTCGATGACCAACAACAACAGCACCAACAACAGCAACGATACAAATGCCGCTTTCGATGACTTCAACGCCTCCATGCCTGGTAAGCCTCTCTGCCCACCTATGAATCTTGCAGATGTTTCACTCACAAACGAGTTACCCTGA